Proteins from one Telopea speciosissima isolate NSW1024214 ecotype Mountain lineage chromosome 1, Tspe_v1, whole genome shotgun sequence genomic window:
- the LOC122649709 gene encoding uncharacterized protein LOC122649709, whose product MSLGHGLSDIPKLFGENYTSWYEDPDVYLCLRDLDLCLREPKPTTLTLDSTQVDKTELEKWEAANRKCLKVIKHAMPATLKDSITVKDTATEFLEAIRVKFESSKKAQSGDLMSKLTNAKFDGNGSTREHLLGLVSLGNKIRELEINFDDDFLVNIALNSLLE is encoded by the coding sequence ATGTCTCTAGGTCATGGTTTATCGGACATTCCAAAACTTTTTGGTGAAAATTATACGAGTTGGTATGAGGATCCAGATGTGTATCTATGCCTAAgggacctagatctttgtttgAGAGAGCCCAAGCCTACAACACTCACTCTTGACAGTACTCAGGTAGACAAAACAGAACTTGAGAAGTGGGAAGCTGCAAATAGAAAATGTCTGAAGGTCATCAAGCATGCTATGCCTGCAACCTTGAAGGATAGCATCACAGTGAAAGATACTGCCACAGAATTTTTGGAAGCTATTAGAGTTAAATTTGAGTCTTCCAAGAAGGCTCAGTCAGGTGACTTGATGAGCAAACTGACCAATGCAAAGTTTGATGGGAATGGTAGTACCAGGGAGCACCTTCTGGGACTTGTTTCTTTAGGAAACAAGATTAGGGAGTTAGAGATTAACTTTGATGATGACTTCCTAGTTAATATTGCCCTCAATTCACTCCTAGAGTAG